The Sphingomonas sp. KR3-1 genomic interval CGCCGTCCCATGCAAGGCGCTGAAGCCAGGTGCCCGTGGGCAACGAAGCGCTCACCGCCGCGAGGACGTCCAGCGGATCCCGCGCGCGCCGCAATGCGAGCGAGCGAGCGACGAGACGGCGGTCCTGCTCGCCGCGGCGGGAAATCGCCTGGGCGATGCCGACCGCCGGCTGCTGCTCGGCGACGATCCGTTCGAACTGCGCGACGTGCGCGGCATCGCGCCAGATCGCCATTGCCAGATTGAGCAGGAGCAGGACCGCGACCAGCACCCAGAGCAACGGCGTGGCACTGCGTTGCCGCGCGAGCAGGCCGGCGGCGCGCATCGCCGGCGCGAAATCGAGCGGTGCCGGCTGGGGCTGCGGTTGTTCCACGACCACGGCCACCGGGACCACATCTGCCGCCTCGGCCGCCTCGGCGATCGCATGCGCCGCCGCAATCGGCAGCCCCGCGATCCTGACGCGGACCAGACCCGGCGCGTCCGCGGCCCCCTCGATACGCGCTGCCAGCACCACCGAGGCGACCGGAATCGGCAGCAGGGCATCGGCTTCGAATGCGAGCATGCGGTGCAAATCGCGATCGCCGAGCGCCGGGCGGGTGATGGTTCGCACCAGGCAATCGGCGGCAGGCACGACCAGCGTCACCCGCGCGCCTGGCCCGGGCACCGCGACGCGCTGCCCGGGCCGCGCCGGAGCCAGTGCACCGTCGCACACGATGAAGCGCGGCAGTTCGCGCATCGAAGAGCGCTGCAGGCGGGCAGGGATCAGCGCGCGGATCTCGTCGGACCACCATTGCCAGCCCTGGAGCAGCCATTGCCCGATCATTCGCATGTCGGCGTCGAGCAGCGCGCGCGGGTTCATGGCTCGGCCCCGCAACCGCCCGCGCGATCCGGCAAGCAGGTGCTGGTTGCAACCCGGGGCCGGACCAGCAGGTCGGGCCATTGCCGCGAGTCGGCCGGCGCGAATTCGACATGGATACGGATCAGCTCGGGCGGGCTGGCCCGATCCCACCAGCGATTGAGCCACGCGCGCGCGCCGCCCGAAGCGGGAACCCCGCGATAGCTGATCGACAGGCCCCGGGTGCCGCGCAGCAGCGTCGTCGGCGTCCAGCCGGCGAGATCATAGCCGCGCGCATCGATCCCCACCTTGCGCGTACTCACCCTGTAGAGGACGATATCGCCGGTCGCGGTGCGGAGGAGTTGAAAGCGCTGGAGCGCATCGGGCGCGTCGCGATCGAAGGGCGGCGCCACATAGCTCAGCATCGCGTCGTTGCCGCGGAACTCGATGACCGGCTTGGCGGTGTCCAGGCGCGCGACGGGCCAGAGGCGCTCGATCCCGGTGCGCAGAACGCGCTGCGCCGCGATCACATCGTCCAGCCCCGACGCGGTTGTCTGCGCGCGCATCGCCACGAGCCCCGCCATGCGCAGCCCGGCAAGCAGCAGCGACGCCGCCATGCCCATCAGCGCGAGCGCGACGAGCAACTCGATGAGCGTGAAGCCCGATGCATCCGCGCGGCGCGCCAAGGCTTCGTGCGGACGCATCGATCAGCGGGCGAGCCGGAGCGTGCGAACGCTGGCAAGGCGCCGGCCGGTCGCGCGATCGGCAACGTCGATGCGCACTTCCTCAAGCGGAATGCCACTGTCCAGGGCGCCGCCGCCGCGAGGCAGCCGACTGATCCGCCAGCTGAGGTTCCGGCTGCTGCCGCTATCGGCGACGGCGCGCGAATCGCTTGGCGCGGTCGTCGCGGCGAGCAGCGACTGGGCGAGCAGCATCGCCTCGCGCCGCGCGGCGACGGTCTGCGCGAGATGCGCGTTGGTGCCGATCGAATCGAAGAGCAGCCCGGACATCATCGCGATCACGGCGAGCGCGACCAAGGTCTCGACCAGGCTGAACCCCTCGGACGCCTGTCCCCTCATTGCCGGGGCTCGATCGTGCCAAGCGCCGCGCTGACGGCGATATGCCGCCGGAACACGCCGCTCGATATCTCCACCTCGCCGCCGGCCGTGCTGCCATCGGCAAAGAACGTGATTCCGTGACTGGGCGCGGTGATCGTCACGCCCTCGGGAAGGCGATCATCATGATCGGCAAACCGGAAACCACGGCCGTCGAGCGCTACGACGAAACGCGCCGGCGCACCGCGCGCCACTGCGGCACCGCGCGCCGCCCGCAGGCCCAGTTCCACCCGCCTTGCCGATTCGACGAAGCTCTGGCGCCGCATCGCCTTCTCGACCGAAGGAAAGACGATCCCTGCCATGAGCGTGAGGATAGCCAGGATCACCAGAACCTCGACCAGCGTGAATCCACAGGTGGCTGCCCAACGCCGCCGATGCGGATCAATAATTGCCGACATCGCGCGCCTCGCCGGTGCCGCCCGGCTGCCCGTCCGAACCCAGCGAATAGACGTCGACATCGCCATGCTCGCCGGGGATGCGCAGCAGATAGGGCCGGCCCCAGGGGTCAAGCACCGCCGACTGTTCCGGCAGATAGGGACCATTCCAGTTCGGCACGTTGGGCGGCTGCTTGATCAGTGCGTTCACTCCCTCCTCCGCCGTCGGGAAACGCGACGCGTCGAGCTTGAACAGGTTGAGTGCGGCGGCAACGTTCTTGGCCTGCACCCGCGCCGATTGCGACTTGGAGCTGTCGAGATACTTGATCACCTGCGGCCCGACGATCGCCGCGAGCAGCCCCAGGATCGCGAGCACCACGAGCAGCTCGAGCAGCGTGAAGCCCGCATCGCGAGCAGTTCTTTCCCCCATGGCGGTCCCGTCCTTGTTCATGATGTCAGCGCGAGGTCGTTGAAGCCGAGGATCGCCGACATGATCGCGGCGATGATCGAAGCGACCGTGGCGCCCAGCACCACGGTGATCACCGGCGTGAGGATGCCGATCAGCCGTTCGATGCGCAGGCGGATGTCGCGGTCGAGCACGTCGGCGAGGCGATCGAGCATCATGCCGAGCTGCGACGTCTCCTCGCCGGTGCGCAGGAAGCCGATCGCGAGGCGCGGCAATGCGCCCGACGCCGCGAGCGGCGCGGTCAGCCCTCCGCCTTCCTTCACACCATCGGCGACGCGCGAGATCGTATCGCCCAGCACCTGGTTCGAGATCGTGCGGCGTGCCAGCGCGAGCGCGGCGGGCAGCGGCACCTCGCCATCGATCAGCGCAGCGAGCGTGCGGGCGAAGCGGGCGGTGTCGATACGCCGGGCAAGTTCGCCGAGCAGCGGCAGCGCCAGCACCAGCCGGTCGCGGGCGAGGCGCACCCCCGGGCGGCGGAGCAGCAGGGCCAGGACGAATCCGGCGACGACGCCGCCGAGCAGCAGCACCAGCCCATAGCCGCGCAGCAACCGGCTCGCCGTCATCACCACGACGGTGGCAGTCGGCAACTTGCCGGCAGCACTGGCGAACATGCTCTCGAACTGCGGGACGACGAAGAGCAGCATGAGCAGCACCACGCCGACCGCGATCACCAGCAGCGCGATCGGATAGATCATCGACGATCCGACCAGTCGGCGGAGCTCGGCTTCCTGCTCCAGCGTGGCGGCGAGCCGCGCGAGCGCCTCGCCGAGCCGGCCATTGGCCTCGCCGGCTTCGATCATCGCCATCGCGCTGGGCGAGAACAGGTCTGGCTTCGGCGCGATCGCGCGGGAAAGCGGGGCGCCTTCGCGCACATCGCGCAATATCTCCGCCAGCCCCTCCGCTACGTTTCTGTCCTCGACATTCTCGATCGCCAGCGCGAGCGCGCGATCGAGCTGCAGCCCTGCGCCGAGCAGCACCGCCAGCTCGCCGATGCACGTCGCGGCGGCCGCGCGCGCCTTGGCCCCGCTGCGCCGCGGCCGTCCCGGTGCGCGCGGCGGCACCACGACCAGCTCGAGCGGGGTGGCTCCACTCCGG includes:
- a CDS encoding PilN domain-containing protein is translated as MNPRALLDADMRMIGQWLLQGWQWWSDEIRALIPARLQRSSMRELPRFIVCDGALAPARPGQRVAVPGPGARVTLVVPAADCLVRTITRPALGDRDLHRMLAFEADALLPIPVASVVLAARIEGAADAPGLVRVRIAGLPIAAAHAIAEAAEAADVVPVAVVVEQPQPQPAPLDFAPAMRAAGLLARQRSATPLLWVLVAVLLLLNLAMAIWRDAAHVAQFERIVAEQQPAVGIAQAISRRGEQDRRLVARSLALRRARDPLDVLAAVSASLPTGTWLQRLAWDGEAVRLTGYRPERADVATALRRSGRFVGVRSMGESAEAAMPTGQPFDLSAKVEPR
- a CDS encoding type II secretion system protein codes for the protein MRGQASEGFSLVETLVALAVIAMMSGLLFDSIGTNAHLAQTVAARREAMLLAQSLLAATTAPSDSRAVADSGSSRNLSWRISRLPRGGGALDSGIPLEEVRIDVADRATGRRLASVRTLRLAR
- a CDS encoding prepilin-type N-terminal cleavage/methylation domain-containing protein, with product MRPHEALARRADASGFTLIELLVALALMGMAASLLLAGLRMAGLVAMRAQTTASGLDDVIAAQRVLRTGIERLWPVARLDTAKPVIEFRGNDAMLSYVAPPFDRDAPDALQRFQLLRTATGDIVLYRVSTRKVGIDARGYDLAGWTPTTLLRGTRGLSISYRGVPASGGARAWLNRWWDRASPPELIRIHVEFAPADSRQWPDLLVRPRVATSTCLPDRAGGCGAEP
- a CDS encoding type II secretion system F family protein, translating into MATWRYRAIRRDGSALAGEVDAADRAAAVANLRRSGATPLELVVVPPRAPGRPRRSGAKARAAAATCIGELAVLLGAGLQLDRALALAIENVEDRNVAEGLAEILRDVREGAPLSRAIAPKPDLFSPSAMAMIEAGEANGRLGEALARLAATLEQEAELRRLVGSSMIYPIALLVIAVGVVLLMLLFVVPQFESMFASAAGKLPTATVVVMTASRLLRGYGLVLLLGGVVAGFVLALLLRRPGVRLARDRLVLALPLLGELARRIDTARFARTLAALIDGEVPLPAALALARRTISNQVLGDTISRVADGVKEGGGLTAPLAASGALPRLAIGFLRTGEETSQLGMMLDRLADVLDRDIRLRIERLIGILTPVITVVLGATVASIIAAIMSAILGFNDLALTS
- the gspG gene encoding type II secretion system major pseudopilin GspG, coding for MNKDGTAMGERTARDAGFTLLELLVVLAILGLLAAIVGPQVIKYLDSSKSQSARVQAKNVAAALNLFKLDASRFPTAEEGVNALIKQPPNVPNWNGPYLPEQSAVLDPWGRPYLLRIPGEHGDVDVYSLGSDGQPGGTGEARDVGNY
- a CDS encoding prepilin-type N-terminal cleavage/methylation domain-containing protein, whose product is MSAIIDPHRRRWAATCGFTLVEVLVILAILTLMAGIVFPSVEKAMRRQSFVESARRVELGLRAARGAAVARGAPARFVVALDGRGFRFADHDDRLPEGVTITAPSHGITFFADGSTAGGEVEISSGVFRRHIAVSAALGTIEPRQ